CTGTACACACTTGTTCTCGGAACCAAGCTGAACTCAATGAATCCTTGAACGAATGGACCACAAAAGGATACAGAGTAACCGGTTCGGTCTGTGACATCACCTCTCGTGTTAACAGAGAAGAGCTGATAGCAACTGTCTCTTCTCAGTTCAATGGAAAACTCAATATCCTTGTAATGACatatttcttcatcttttcatACTAAAACTTGTCTAACTATGACAAGAATGAGAAGTAATTTGGGGTCCAACTTGTAGGACTAAAACTTATTCTTTTTcgttaatatttttgaatggaTTTAGGTAAACAATGTGGGAACAAACGTACAGAAGCAGACCCTGGATATAACAGCGGAAGATTTCGCATTCCTGATGAATACGAATCTTGAATCTTGTTTCCACTTAAGCCAGCTTGCACATCCTCTTCTAAAAGCTTCAGAAGCTGCAAGTATCATTTTCATATCTGCCATTGCTGGTGTTGTAGCTACAAACTTAGCATCCATTATATATAGTGCAGCAAAAGGTGATTGTTGATTGC
Above is a window of Vigna radiata var. radiata cultivar VC1973A unplaced genomic scaffold, Vradiata_ver6 scaffold_2057, whole genome shotgun sequence DNA encoding:
- the LOC106752927 gene encoding tropinone reductase homolog At5g06060-like; the encoded protein is HTCSRNQAELNESLNEWTTKGYRVTGSVCDITSRVNREELIATVSSQFNGKLNILVNNVGTNVQKQTLDITAEDFAFLMNTNLESCFHLSQLAHPLLKASEAASIIFISAIAGVVATNLASIIYSAAKGAINQVTKNLACEWARDNIRTNSVAPGPIRTPLLEKHSKEETVMNAVISKTPLGRVGEAEEVSSLVSFLCLPAASYITGQTICVDGGFSVNGLHI